The following nucleotide sequence is from Pseudoalteromonas xiamenensis.
TTTGCTGTTGTTTTAGTTCAATGACTTCTTGGGATAACTGCTGGGCTGCGAAGTTACCTTCAAAATCTTCAAGCTGCTGCAACAACGCTTTATTTTGCAAATGACGATGGCTCGCAAGAAACTCTTCTAGTTCTACAATCGCTTTTTTGTAATCACCTGTTGCCGCGGCGTAGAGACTCGCGAGTGCTTGCCCATCCGCTTTTTTAAGTGGGTCTTCCAATTTCGACGACAGCATGTCTATTTGGTTAATGGTATCGTGGACCTTAGCTAAATCTCCTTTTTGTAACTGCCACTTTGCAAATGGCACCAAAACAGCAAGAAGCGCTGCATCATTGTTGGCTTTCTCAGCGTAATATTGTCCACGAAGCACCTCTTTTCCTGCTCGCTCAAAATCATGCCCTCGAATACTTTGGTTACCAAGATTTCCATAGTGAATTGCAAGATTTCGCTCATCATCTACTTGCATGTAATAGTCGATAGCCTGCTGAAAATAGTTTCTTGCACTTTGTAGCTCACCGATTTCAGACATCACGACGCCTAAATTGGCTTTGGCAAGTGCTTGCCCAGCAGAATAGTCGAGTTGCTCGTACATCGAAGCGGCTTGTTCCAACATTTTTGCCGCAGTATCAAAACGAGATTGGCGAGTATAGGCACTCGACAAGTTAAGCAACATATCCGCTTTATCTTGGTCGGTACCGAATTGTTGGTAGAGTTTTTGTGCAGCAAGATAGTGTTTCAATGACAAAGAGGTCTGATTCACATCGCTGTAAACCAGCCCTAAATTGCTCTCAATACTTGCGATTTCTAACGGTTTGTTACGCAGCTTTGCCGTTTCCAGCGCCTGTTTATATTGTGCTGTTGCGGTTTTATAATCGCCAAGGTAATACGCGCTAACGCCCAGCATTTTCTGGGCAAAAAAGCGATATTCATCGTTTGGGGATGTGGTGAGTTTGAGCAAACGGACTAGATATGGATTGCTTTGTGTAAATTCGCCTGCTTTTAGCGATGTAATGGCGATGTGTTTGAGAATGGCTTTGGTTGTTTCAACATTTGGAGCTTGCTCAAGCAGAATCGACTCCCCATCATGTTGGGTTTGAGGCCATTCAGACTGCGCAAAAAAAGCGTCCAGCTTCGTTGATAGCAAATCACTTTCGCCTGCACTGAGACCAAAATTGAGCAGGAGCAACATCAGAGTCACTTTGATTTTTAGCGCAATTGTTCTTTTTTTTATTGTGCCGTTCATTCTGAGTCCGTTCCGCATTGCGTATGAGTACGAGTGTGCTAAGGTCAACATACATCAACTCCTGAATCGGAACAATGTATAACCCCCTGTGCGAGCCAATTTTTGACCTACTTTTAGAGCAAAAAACCTTCAAAATTCATTCATTGTACGACGCTCTGCAGAATCGTGGCGTAGTCGCAACCCAAGATGATAATCCACAGCGCGATCTATTCAAGAAAAACTTCTTAATAATGAATGCTCTATTTCAACTTCGAGCTCAATTACAACAAGAAGGGTGGTCGCTGCTGATAAGCACCTTGAACATTGAATTACTGCCATCGTCTGAGTTAACACTCAGCGCTGCAGATCCGCTCGAGGCATACTATACTGACTGGACTAACTTCGACACGTCGGAGGCCGAAATCAATGCCTTGTTTGAGCAATTTTGGCAAAATATGGCGTTTCAACAGCAAAAACTCCGCACCGAAATTTCCCTAGATACCATACATT
It contains:
- a CDS encoding DNA-J related domain-containing protein; the encoded protein is MYNPLCEPIFDLLLEQKTFKIHSLYDALQNRGVVATQDDNPQRDLFKKNFLIMNALFQLRAQLQQEGWSLLISTLNIELLPSSELTLSAADPLEAYYTDWTNFDTSEAEINALFEQFWQNMAFQQQKLRTEISLDTIHSSWSLPTPLTHRALQKRWRALALEFHPDRASGDVGIFQRLEHEYQQLKAFVANLDN